Proteins encoded by one window of Deinococcus fonticola:
- a CDS encoding LptA/OstA family protein, translated as MIRPTRSLLLALLLLGGAGLYRGAAQAPAPAPAAPLPAAPPAPAPATETPTPGLLAPAPTPSAEPANTAPSSVGLPSTEAAGEPTLHEQAGNCVEGSEQACMALTRSGKDGKERRILVIRTGTQDDTGVYTICGPRDDDPEGTPNIGVFSEQGAGGIRITIDKNVIRVPLAQVIQRPAKDGEEGSDGQIEASAGTARLLDAAPEGAKDQLSLCGVEVAPTPAPDTVFVTQGKTQLKGQKLTYDETDGVARIDGPITFKRDNEKDPLSGSSERIDVNVDEETTTLIGNVVLTSKGGRVSKAPRVQYDDATNTARLYGTLEQPATSVKGNDSLTLTQGYLLYDLDTNNVVARADEGGNVTGEFEDTGEATTDPVEEKK; from the coding sequence ATGATTCGCCCCACGCGCTCCCTTTTGCTGGCCCTGCTGCTGCTGGGCGGGGCTGGCCTGTACCGGGGAGCGGCCCAAGCGCCCGCCCCTGCTCCTGCGGCGCCCCTGCCGGCTGCCCCGCCCGCCCCGGCACCGGCGACGGAAACGCCGACGCCCGGGTTGCTTGCTCCCGCCCCCACACCCAGCGCGGAACCTGCGAATACTGCGCCCTCCAGTGTTGGCCTACCCAGTACCGAGGCGGCGGGCGAACCCACGCTGCACGAGCAGGCCGGGAACTGCGTGGAAGGCTCGGAACAGGCCTGTATGGCCCTGACCCGCAGCGGCAAGGACGGCAAGGAGCGCCGCATTCTGGTGATCCGTACCGGAACGCAGGATGACACGGGGGTCTACACCATCTGCGGCCCGCGTGACGACGACCCCGAAGGAACGCCCAACATAGGGGTGTTTAGCGAGCAGGGCGCCGGCGGTATTCGTATCACGATCGACAAGAACGTGATTCGCGTCCCGCTGGCTCAGGTAATCCAGCGACCGGCCAAGGACGGCGAAGAGGGCAGTGACGGACAGATTGAAGCCAGTGCTGGGACAGCCCGGCTGCTGGACGCTGCTCCCGAGGGCGCCAAGGATCAATTGAGTCTGTGTGGGGTGGAGGTCGCTCCTACCCCTGCGCCGGACACCGTGTTCGTGACGCAGGGGAAGACGCAGCTCAAGGGACAGAAGCTCACTTACGACGAGACCGACGGGGTGGCCCGCATTGACGGCCCGATCACCTTCAAGCGCGACAACGAGAAAGACCCCCTGTCGGGCAGCAGTGAGCGAATCGACGTGAACGTGGACGAGGAAACCACCACCCTGATCGGGAACGTGGTGCTGACCAGCAAAGGGGGACGCGTCAGCAAGGCCCCCCGGGTGCAGTACGACGACGCGACCAACACCGCCCGCCTCTACGGCACGCTGGAGCAGCCCGCCACAAGTGTCAAAGGCAATGACAGCCTGACGCTCACTCAGGGGTATCTCCTCTATGACCTGGACACCAACAATGTGGTGGCC
- a CDS encoding LptA/OstA family protein: MNIKKSVLLLAALASVPVLAQTAGKRVIKIESSPAPGSNLRDGPWNFTGGVAATVSSLKIKSDKGVMTAPAGTPILQAEGKRLADFTGNVTVSRGRLSAKGEKLAYSEVTGQGVLTGNASATFVPEKKDDGDPVNIRAQQMSLDVDTNVSTSTGGVQLVQGNQTGKADKLIFDEDKELAQMTGKPTLTRAAKGNRKELVISGDEVRAITKTKVLYVKGKVKLVQGTQTTTGNAVYYDDKKDVAYVVGDAVSVDSKSKVTLRAPASGYLEQRTDLGRVSVKNSKYTIPVEQFKLSQEK; the protein is encoded by the coding sequence ATGAACATCAAGAAATCTGTCCTGCTGCTGGCGGCCCTGGCCTCCGTTCCGGTGCTGGCCCAGACCGCCGGGAAACGCGTCATCAAGATCGAATCCAGCCCCGCCCCCGGCTCCAACCTGCGCGACGGCCCCTGGAATTTCACGGGTGGAGTGGCTGCCACGGTCAGCAGTCTGAAGATCAAATCTGACAAGGGCGTCATGACGGCGCCTGCCGGGACACCCATCCTGCAAGCCGAAGGCAAGCGCCTGGCCGACTTTACTGGCAATGTCACCGTCAGCCGTGGCCGCCTGAGCGCCAAGGGCGAAAAGCTGGCCTACAGCGAGGTGACGGGTCAGGGCGTGCTGACCGGCAATGCCAGCGCCACCTTCGTGCCCGAAAAGAAGGACGACGGCGATCCGGTGAACATCCGGGCGCAGCAGATGAGCCTGGACGTGGACACCAACGTGTCGACCAGCACCGGCGGCGTGCAACTGGTACAGGGCAACCAGACCGGCAAGGCCGACAAACTGATCTTCGACGAGGATAAGGAACTGGCGCAGATGACCGGCAAACCCACCCTGACCCGCGCGGCGAAAGGGAACCGCAAGGAACTGGTCATCAGTGGCGACGAGGTTCGCGCCATCACCAAGACCAAAGTTCTTTATGTGAAAGGCAAGGTCAAACTGGTGCAGGGTACCCAGACCACCACCGGCAACGCCGTTTACTACGATGACAAGAAGGACGTGGCCTATGTGGTGGGGGACGCCGTCAGCGTGGACAGCAAGAGCAAGGTGACGCTGCGGGCGCCGGCCAGCGGTTACCTGGAGCAGCGTACGGATCTGGGACGCGTTTCCGTGAAGAACAGCAAATACACCATTCCTGTCGAGCAGTTCAAGTTAAGCCAGGAAAAGTAA